The following are from one region of the Rosistilla carotiformis genome:
- the fabG gene encoding 3-oxoacyl-ACP reductase FabG — protein sequence MISIDLTQKTTVVTGGGQGLGLQTATTLHAAGANVVLTYFQDAAGVNQQRAEQAASGLGSRAKAVEGDVRDRDSIAAMFDAVVGHFGSLDIVVNNAAILRDRTLKKMSDDEWGSVIDTNLSGVYRVCKEASERIADGGRIVNMTSISGFTGFFGQANYSAAKAGVVGLTKAISKELASRRITVNAVAPGVVLTEMGASIPEAARAEMLKQIPLGRFGEPSEIANAILFLCSPLADYMTGQTLHVNGGWLV from the coding sequence ATGATCAGCATCGACCTGACACAGAAGACAACCGTGGTTACCGGTGGCGGACAAGGGCTGGGACTGCAGACGGCGACGACGCTGCACGCCGCTGGAGCCAACGTCGTGTTGACCTATTTCCAGGACGCTGCGGGGGTGAACCAGCAGCGAGCCGAGCAGGCGGCCAGCGGCTTGGGGTCGCGGGCGAAGGCGGTCGAAGGAGACGTCCGCGATCGCGATTCGATCGCAGCGATGTTCGATGCCGTGGTCGGGCACTTTGGATCGTTGGACATCGTCGTCAACAACGCGGCGATCTTGCGAGACCGCACGCTGAAGAAGATGTCCGATGACGAATGGGGTTCGGTAATCGATACGAACCTATCGGGCGTCTATCGCGTTTGCAAAGAGGCGTCGGAGCGGATCGCCGATGGCGGGCGAATCGTTAACATGACATCGATCTCCGGCTTTACTGGCTTCTTCGGCCAGGCGAATTATTCAGCTGCCAAAGCGGGCGTGGTTGGACTGACCAAAGCGATCAGCAAGGAACTGGCCAGCCGACGGATCACCGTCAACGCGGTCGCTCCCGGCGTGGTGCTGACCGAGATGGGAGCTTCGATTCCCGAAGCGGCCCGCGCCGAGATGCTGAAACAAATTCCTTTGGGGCGATTTGGTGAACCGTCGGAAATCGCCAACGCGATCCTGTTTCTGTGCAGTCCGTTGGCCGATTACATGACCGGACAGACGCTGCACGTCAACGGCGGTTGGCTGGTTTGA